Proteins encoded within one genomic window of Pygocentrus nattereri isolate fPygNat1 chromosome 7, fPygNat1.pri, whole genome shotgun sequence:
- the LOC108437984 gene encoding extracellular calcium-sensing receptor-like → MQLMSTVKMFVSMLCLTGLRPTACKTDTVSCRLWADPQSPSLYLNGDFMIGGIFSFHFYTRSEQNTYTRQPLQPQCSGSMDFRELRYARAMEFAIQEINNRTDLLPGITLGYQIHDSCAAVPMAVKVAFQFANGMEPFYNDTDSCSKSAAAAVPAVVGESASTPSISMARILGLFGIPQVSHYATCACLSDKRQYPTFFRTIPSDHHQAAALARMVKHFGWTWIGAVRSDTDYGNYGMASFLKAAQEEGICVEYSESYYRTQPRSKLERVANVIRRSTARVIVAFINSSEMRVLLEELGRQPPPPLQWIGSETWITHPEFRKYNMCAGAIGFGVPRSVIPGLRQFLLDLSPEQALKSPLLTEFWESSFSCSLKGSSGGARECDGSEDIRALQNPYTDTSQLRVTNMVYKATYAIAHAIHGVICNDTQCDKSAKFTPWQILDQLNKVNFTTKNGYQVSFDSNGDPVAVYELINWQIEKDGSVDVVTVGRYDASKPRGQEFSMSRAISWLGGQSEVPRSVCSESCPRGTRKAVQKGKPVCCYDCIPCAEGEISNKTDSLNCVHCPPDFWPNTQQDSCLPKPVEFLSWDETLSVILTVFSIAGAFIAVCVAVVFYKHRTSPIVRANNSELSFLLLFSLTLCFLCSLTFIVQPSEWSCMLRHTAFGITFVLCISCVLGKTMVVLMAFRATLPGSNAMKWFGPPQQRLSVLVFTLIQVLICVLWLTISPPFPFKNLKHYKERIIFECGLGSAIGFWAVLGYIGLLALLCFILAFLARKLPDNFNEAKFITFSMLIFCAVWVTFIPAYVSSPGKFTVAVEIFAILASSFGLIFCIFAPKCFIIMFRPEQNTKKHLMGKVPSKSL, encoded by the exons ATGCAGCTCATGTCGACTGTAAAGATGTTTGTATCTATGCTGTGTTTAACTGGGCTCAGACCAACAGCATGTAAAACTGACACGGTCAGCTGCAGACTGTGGGCTGATCCTCAGTCACCTAGTCTTTATCTGAATGGAGACTTTATGATAGGAgggattttttcttttcatttctataCGAGATCAGAGCAGAACACCTACACCAGACAGCCACTACAGCCACAGTGCTCTGGGAG CATGGATTTCAGGGAGCTGCGCTACGCTCGTGCCATGGAGTTCGCCATCCAGGAGATCAACAACAGAACAGATCTCCTGCCGGGAATCACGTTAGGATACCAGATACACGACTCGTGCGCTGCAGTGCCGATGGCTGTTAAAGTTGCATTCCAGTTTGCAAACGGCATGGAACCATTTTACAATGATACTGATTCCTGTTCAAAATCTGCAGCCGCCGCTGTTCCTGCTGTGGTGGGAGAATCTGCTTCCACCCCCTCAATCAGTATGGCTAGAATTCTGGGTCTTTTTGGAATTCCACAG GTGAGTCACTACGCAACCTGCGCATGTCTGAGCGACAAGCGTCAGTATCCTACCTTCTTCCGGACGATCCCTAGTGACCACCACCAAGCGGCCGCCCTAGCAAGAATGGTCAAGCACTTTGGCTGGACATGGATTGGGGCAGTGCGCAGCGATACAGACTATGGAAATTATGGAATGGCGTCGTTTCTAAAGGCTGCGCAGGAGGAGGGAATCTGTGTGGAATACTCCGAGTCCTACTACAGAACACAACCGCGCAGTAAACTGGAGAGAGTGGCGAACGTCATCCGGAGATCAACAGCCCGGGTAATAGTAGCGTTTATTAACTCAAGCGAAATGAGAGTTCTCTTAGAAGAACTTGGAAGGCAGCCGCCGCCTCCCCTTCAGTGGATAGGAAGCGAAACTTGGATCACCCATCCAGAATTTCGAAAATATAACATGTGCGCTGGGGCGATAGGATTTGGGGTTCCCCGCTCGGTGATTCCAGGTCTTCGTCAGTTTCTTCTGGATCTTTCTCCAGAACAAGCACTGAAATCTCCTCTGCTaacggagttttgggagagctcGTTCAGCTGTAGCCTAAAAGGCTCCTCAGGGGGCGCGCGGGAATGTGATGGCAGCGAGGATATCCGCGCGCTGCAGAACCCGTATACAGACACGTCGCAGCTGCGCGTGACTAACATGGTGTATAAAGCTACGTATGCCATAGCGCATGCCATCCACGGTGTTATCTGTAATGACACGCAGTGCGACAAGAGCGCTAAATTCACACCATGGCAG ATACTCGACCAGCTGAATAAAGTGAACTTCACTACTAAGAATGGTTATCAGGTCTCATTTGACTCCAACGGTGATCCTGTAGCCGTTTATGAGCTCATAAACTGGCAGATTGAGAAAGATGGCTCAGTAGATGTTGTCACAGTTGGCCGTTATGACGCGTCCAAACCAAGAGGTCAAGAATTCAGTATGAGCAGAGCTATTAGCTGGCTTGGGGGACAGTCTGAG GTGCCAAgatctgtgtgcagtgagagctgtcCTCGAGGGACCaggaaggctgtgcagaaaggaaagccagtctgctgctatgactgtataccatgtgcagaaggagagatcagTAATAAGACAG ATTCTTTGAACTGTGTGCACTGTCCTCCTGATTTCTGGCCCAACACCCAGCAAGATAGCTGCCTTCCCAAGCCTGTGGAATTTCTGTCCTGGGATGAAACTCTGAGCGTCATCCTGACAGTGTTCTCCATCGCTGGGGCCTTCATAGCTGTATGTGTGGCTGTTGTTTTCTACAAACACAGAACTTCTCCCATCGTCCGAGCCAacaactcagagctgagcttcctgctgctcttctcactgaCTCTGTGCTTCCtctgttcacttactttcattgTTCAGCCCTCTGAGTGGTCCTGTATGCTGCGTCACACAGCGTTTGGGATCACCttcgtcctctgcatctcctgtgttctggggaaaacaatggtggtgttaatggccttcagagctacacttccaggcagtaatgccatgaaatggtttgggcctcCACAGCAAAGACTCAGTGTTCTTGTTTTCACTCTCATACAGGTCCTAATTTGTGTGCTTTGGTTAACAATTTCACCCCCTTTTCcctttaaaaatctaaaacactACAAGGAAAGAATTATTTTCGAATGTGGATTAGGTTCAGCTATAGGAttctgggctgtgctgggttaCATAGGACTTCtggctcttttgtgttttattttggcttttcttgcacggaagctgcctgataactttaatgaggccaagttcatcacattcagcatgctcatattTTGTGCAGTTTGGGTTACCTTTATcccagcttatgtcagctctcctggaaagttcactgtagctgtagaGATATTTGCAATTCTGGCCTCAAGCTTTGGTttaattttttgtatttttgctcCGAAATGTTTCATAATCATGTTTCGACCAGAGCAGAATACCAAGAAACACCTTATGGGTAAAGTACCCTCCAAGTCCCTTTGA
- the LOC108433993 gene encoding extracellular calcium-sensing receptor-like codes for MQLCSSLKPFVSMLWITVFSSAGCKADPVSCRLWAQSQLSGLSMTGDFVIGGIFSIHSYMRSEQNSYTRPPPHPQCSGSMDFRELRIARAMEFTTHEINNRTDLLPGITLGYQIRDSCAAVPMSIKAAFQLANGVESVFNDTDSCSKSASAAVPAVIGESGSTPSVSMARLLGLFGIPQVSHYATCACLSDKLQYPAFFRTIPSDHHQAAAMAKLVKHFGWTWIGAVRSDTDYGNFGMASFLKAAQEEGICVEYSESYYRTQPRSKLERVANVIRRSTARVIVAFLNAGEMRLLLEELTRQPPPPMQWIGSEAWVTHPEFLKYNMCAGAIGFGVPRSVIPGFREFLLDLSPAQALESPLLTEFWESSFSCSLKGSSGGSRKCDGSEDIRALQNPYTDTSQLRITNMVYKATYAIAHAIHGVICNDTQCDKSATFTPWQILNQLKRVNFTTRNGYQVSFDSNGDPVALYELINWQFEKDGSIDFVTIGRFDSSKPRGQEFSISRAIIWLGGQMEVPVSVCSESCPPGTRKAVQKGKPVCCYDCAPCAEGEISNKTDSLDCIQCPDDFWPNSHRDSCLPKPVEFLSWDDTLSVILTVFSITGAFIAVCVAAIFYKNRISPIVRANNSELSFLLLFSLTLCFLCSLTFIGRPSEWSCMLRHTAFGITFVLCISCVLGKTMVVLMAFRATLPGSNAMKWFGPPQQRLSVLTFTLIQVLICVLWLTISPPFPFKNLRHYKERIILECALGSAIGFWAVLGYIGFLALLCFILAFLARKLPDNFNEAKFITFSMLIFSAVWVTFIPAYVSSPGKFTVAVEIFAILASSFGLFTCIFAPKCFIIMFRPEQNTKKHLMGKVPSNSF; via the exons ATGCAGCTCTGTTCAAGTCTGAAGCCTTTCGTATCAATGCTGTGGATaactgtgttcagctctgctggaTGCAAAGCTGATCCGGTCAGCTGCAGGCTGTGGGCTCAGTCTCAGCTGTCTGGTCTTTCTATGACTGGAGATTTTGTGATTGGGGGGATTTTCTCCATTCATAGTTACATGAGATCAGAACAGAACAGCTACACCAGACCACCACCACACCCACAGTGCTCTGGGAG CATGGATTTCAGGGAGTTGCGCATCGCCCGCGCCATGGAGTTCACCACTCACGAGATCAACAACAGAACAGATCTCCTGCCGGGAATCACGTTAGGATACCAGATACGCGACTCTTGCGCTGCAGTGCCGATGTCGATAAAAGCTGCATTTCAGTTGGCGAACGGTGTGGAGTCAGTTTTCAACGACACTGATTCCTGTTCAAAATCCGCGTCAGCTGCTGTACCTGCTGTCATAGGAGAGTCTGGATCCACACCTTCAGTTAGCATGGCCAGACTGTTGGGTCTCTTTGGAATTCCACAG GTGAGTCACTACGCAACCTGCGCATGTTTGAGCGATAAGCTCCAGTATCCTGCCTTCTTCAGGACCATACCAAGTGACCACCACCAAGCAGCCGCAATGGCAAAACTAGTCAAGCATTTTGGCTGGACATGGATTGGGGCAGTGCGCAGCGACACTGACTATGGAAATTTTGGAATGGCGTCGTTTCTAAAGGCTGCGCAGGAGGAGGGAATCTGTGTGGAGTACTCCGAGTCCTACTACAGAACACAACCGCGCAGTAAACTGGAGAGAGTGGCGAACGTCATCCGGAGATCAACAGCCCGGGTAATAGTAGCGTTTCTTAACGCAGGTGAAATGAGGTTACTGTTGGAGGAGCTGACAAGACAGCCTCCGCCTCCCATGCAGTGGATCGGCAGCGAGGCGTGGGTCACACATCcagagtttttaaaatataacatgtGCGCTGGGGCGATAGGATTTGGGGTTCCCCGCTCGGTGATTCCAGGTTTCCGTGAGTTTCTTCTGGATCTCTCTCCAGCACAAGCACTGGAATCTCCTCTACTaacggagttttgggagagctcGTTCAGCTGTAGCCTAAAAGGCTCCTCGGGGGGCTCGCGGAAATGTGACGGCAGCGAGGATATCCGCGCGCTGCAGAACCCGTATACAGACACGTCGCAGCTGCGCATCACTAACATGGTGTATAAAGCTACGTATGCCATAGCGCATGCCATCCACGGTGTTATCTGTAATGACACGCAGTGCGACAAGAGCGCTACATTCACACCATGGCAG ATATTAAATCAACTCAAAAGAGTAAACTTCACTACAAGGAATGGTTATCAGGTCTCATTTGACTCCAACGGTGATCCTGTAGCTCTCTATGAGCTCATAAACTGGCAGTTTGAGAAAGATGGCTCAATAGATTTTGTCACAATCGGGCGTTTTGACTCATCCAAACCGAGAGGTCAAGAATTCAGTATAAGCAGAGCTATCATCTGGCTGGGGGGACAGATGGAG GTGCcggtgtctgtgtgcagtgagagctgtcCTCCAGGGACCaggaaggctgtgcagaaaggaaagccagtCTGCTGCTATGATTGTGCACCATGtgcagaaggagagatcagcaACAAGACAG ATTCTCTGGATTGTATACAATGTCCTGATGACTTCTGGCCCAACTCCCATCGAGACAGCTGCCTCCCCAAACCTGTGGAGTTTCTGTCCTGGGACGACACTCTGAGCGTCATCCTGACAGTGTTCTCCATCACTGGGGCCTTCATAGCTGTATGTGTGGCTGCTATTTTCTACAAAAACAGAATTTCTCCCATTGTCCGAGCAAacaactcagagctgagcttcctgctgctcttctcactgactctgtgtttcctctgctcACTTACTTTCATTGGTCGGCCCTCTGAGTGGTCCTGTATGCTGCGTCACACAGCGTTTGGGATCACCttcgtcctctgcatctcctgtgttctggggaaaacaatggtggtgttaatggccttcagagctacacttccaggcagtaatgccatgaaatggtttgggcctccacagcagagactcagtgttCTCACGTTCACTCTCATACAGGTCTTAATTTGTGTTCTTTGGCTGACAATTTCACCTCCTTTTCCCTTTAAAAACCTGAGACACTACAAAGAAAGAATTATTTTAGAATGTGCATTAGGTTCAGCTATTggtttctgggctgtgctgggttatataggatttctggctcttttgtgttttattttagcttttctagcacggaagctgcctgataactttaatgaggccaagttcatcacattcagcatgctcatattcAGTGCAGTCTGGGTTACCTTTATcccagcttatgtcagctctcctggaaagttcactgtagctgtagaGATATTTGCAATTCTGGCCTCAAGCTTTGGTTTGTTTACTTGTATTTTTGCTCCCAAATGTTTCATAATCATGTTTCGACCAGAGCAGAATACCAAGAAACACCTTATGGGCAAAGTGCCCTCTAATTCTTTTTGA